A window of the Lolium perenne isolate Kyuss_39 chromosome 7, Kyuss_2.0, whole genome shotgun sequence genome harbors these coding sequences:
- the LOC127313883 gene encoding glycosyltransferase family 92 protein Os08g0121900-like, with the protein MQSRRQHAAAILSVMVLLFFVCIIPAGLITCVSQRRLPPAVSGGSTTTVSSGRQSPLPEAVLLPEWQVLVLLRRSNNSTTDAPGAGNGTCVFRGGVSSPARSLGSLPASGRHAYTCIIPEPVRVHYHHDAPAPLLVFAASTVITAGDGALPGMLKWSDRIVYESAVIDGGDVLVFAKGVNTRKKVNRAAEDIRCLYYHGDAANAVASLPATTSAQQVFRCPPPPPATMTTHAELRVTLVVAGEEEPIPSLATYDPPRHHASAAPGKKKKRLICACTMIRDMAKFLREWVVYHAAVGVDRFYVYDNGSEDDLADEVRQLTSAGFDISTEIWPWPKTQEAALSHGAAVHRDACEWMVFIDADEFIFSPHWARSESPAKPMLRSVVASVKQDVGQVSLWCADFGPSGRTAHPVEGVTQGYTCRRKTMERRKSFVRLTAVDRSLVNSIHTFTLKPGFQAGWNTRVRVNHYKYQAWEEFKVKFHRRAPTYTADWTEKVELGSNDRTPGLGFEPIEPTGWPQKFCDVNDTLLRDVTRRWFGVGFGNNLAHPQTTSTYPGS; encoded by the coding sequence ATGCAGTCGCGCCGGCAGCATGCCGCCGCCATCCTCTCCGTCATGgtgctcctcttcttcgtctgtaTCATCCCGGCCGGCCTGATCACGTGCGTGTCGCAGCGCCGGCTGCCTCCCGCCGTCAGTGGTGGGAGTACAACCACCGTCAGCTCCGGCCGCCAATCGCCACTGCCGGAGGCCGTGCTGCTTCCGGAGTGGCAGGTCCTCGTCCTGCTAAGACGATCCAACAACTCAACTACTGATGCACCGGGGGCCGGGAACGGTACCTGCGTGTTCCGGGGCGGGGTGTCATCTCCGGCACGATCACTGGGGTCGCTGCCGGCGTCCGGACGCCACGCTTACACCTGCATCATTCCCGAGCCGGTGAGGGTTCACTACCACCACGATGCACCTGCGCCGCTCCTGGTCTTCGCCGCCTCGACGGTCATCACCGCCGGCGATGGCGCCTTGCCGGGGATGCTGAAGTGGAGCGACCGCATCGTGTACGAGTCCGCCGTGATCGACGGCGGCGACGTGCTGGTCTTCGCCAAGGGCGTCAACACACGGAAGAAAGTCAACCGCGCGGCTGAAGATATCCGGTGCCTGTACTACCATGGCGACGCAGCTAACGCCGTCGCCTCGCTCCCGGCCACCACGTCGGCCCAGCAGGTCTTCCGGTGCCCGCCGCCTCCACCAGCGACGATGACGACTCATGCGGAGCTCCGCGTGACGCTCGTGGTAGCCGGCGAGGAGGAGCCCATCCCCTCGCTTGCAACGTATGACCCGCCACGCCATCACGCCTCAGCGgcgccggggaagaagaagaagaggctgATTTGCGCGTGCACCATGATCCGCGACATGGCCAAGTTCCTGCGCGAGTGGGTAGTCTACCACGCGGCGGTGGGCGTGGACCGGTTCTACGTCTACGACAACGGAAGCGAGGACGACCTGGCAGACGAGGTGCGCCAGCTCACCTCCGCCGGGTTCGACATCTCCACCGAGATCTGGCCATGGCCCAAGACCCAAGAAGCTGCACTATCCCACGGCGCGGCGGTCCATCGCGACGCATGCGAGTGGATGGTGTTCATCGACGCCGACGAGTTCATCTTCTCCCCGCACTGGGCTCGGTCGGAGAGCCCGGCGAAACCGATGCTCCGGTCAGTGGTAGCATCGGTGAAGCAAGACGTCGGGCAAGTGTCGCTATGGTGCGCCGACTTCGGCCCGTCGGGGCGAACGGCGCATCCGGTGGAGGGGGTCACACAGGGCTACACATGCCGGAGGAAGACGATGGAGCGGCGCAAGTCGTTCGTCCGGCTCACGGCGGTGGACCGGTCGCTGGTGAACTCCATCCACACTTTCACGCTTAAGCCTGGGTTCCAGGCCGGGTGGAACACTCGAGTTCGGGTGAACCACTACAAGTACCAAGCCTGGGAAGAGTTCAAGGTCAAGTTCCACCGCCGGGCGCCGACGTACACCGCCGACTGGACGGAGAAGGTGGAGCTCGGGTCCAATGACCGGACCCCTGGTCTAGGGTTTGAGCCGATCGAACCGACCGGTTGGCCGCAAAAGTTTTGCGACGTGAACGACACTCTCCTCAGGGATGTGACTCGGAGATGGTTCGGTGTTGGGTTTGGAAACAATTTGGCTCACCCACAGACAACCAGTACATATCCTGGCTCATAA
- the LOC127311679 gene encoding septum site-determining protein minD homolog, chloroplastic produces the protein MAFAPRLLLPPRPPAPAAARHNGGRTAPELSGPTPRVVVVTSGKGGVGKTTTTANLAASLARLNFPVVAIDADAGLRNLDLLLGLENRVHLTAADVLAGDCRLDQALIRHRSLQGLHLLCLSKPRSKLPLAFGSKTLTWVADALRRSASPPAFILIDCPAGVDAGFVTAIAPAEEAVLVTTPDITALRDADRVAGLLECDGIKDIKIIVNRVRPDLVRGEDMMSALDVQEMLGLPLLGVVPEDSEVIRSTNRGMPLVLTDPPTPAGLALERATWRLVERDAMTAVMVEEQERPKKKSGFFFSLFGG, from the exons ATGGCGTTCGCGCCGCGGCTCCTCCTCCCCCCTCGACCCcccgcgccggcggcggcgcggcacaACGGCGGGCGCACGGCGCCGGAGCTGTCGGGCCCGACCCCGCGGGTGGTGGTGGTGACCTCGGGCAAGGGCGGCGTGGGGaagaccaccaccaccgccaaccTCGCCGCCTCCCTCGCGCGGCTCAACTTCCCGGTGGTGGCGATCGACGCCGACGCGGGCCTCCGCAACCTCGACCTGCTGCTGGGGCTCGAGAACCGCGTCCACCTCACCGCCGCCGACGTGCTCGCCGGCGACTGCCGCCTCGACCAGGCCCTCATCCGCCACCGCTCCCTCCAGGGCCTCCACCTGCTCTGCCTCTCCAAGCCGCGCTCCAAGCTGCCCCTCGCCTTCGGTTCCAAGACCCTCACCTGGGTCGCCGACGCGCTGCGGCGATCCGCCAGCCCGCCCGCCTTCATCCTCATCGACTGCCCCGCCG GTGTTGATGCCGGGTTTGTCACTGCCATTGCCCCAGCAGAAGAGGCGGTGCTCGTGACCACACCCGACATCACGGCCCTCCGCGATGCCGACCGTGTCGCGGGGCTGCTAGAGTGTGATGGCATCAAGGACATCAAGATCATCGTGAACCGGGTGCGTCCCGACCTGGTGAGGGGGGAGGACATGATGTCTGCGCTCGACGTGCAGGAGATGCTAGGCCTGCCCTTGCTGGGCGTGGTGCCGGAGGACTCGGAGGTGATCCGCAGCACGAACCGTGGCATGCCGCTGGTGCTGACGGACCCGCCGACGCCGGCAGGCCTTGCTCTGGAGCGGGCCACGTGGCGGCTGGTGGAGCGGGACGCGATGACGGCCGTCATGGTCGAGGAGCAGGAGCGGCCCAAGAAGAAGAGcggcttcttcttctcgctctttGGCGGGTGA